The proteins below are encoded in one region of Ammospiza nelsoni isolate bAmmNel1 chromosome 23, bAmmNel1.pri, whole genome shotgun sequence:
- the LAD1 gene encoding ladinin-1 isoform X2: MSFSRRNWSDLSSLARQRTLEDEEEQQRERRRRHRNLLSSTSTEEEPASPAKDTSPASSRPSSLVKPQSPEDGEERKLSEVLKTQEGRRTRCLPPVSEKLRQEKEQKEAGAAESCPQTEAQPRGRQQSGRAAEEAPGGRGDPARDRNPEPAPERKVMLRARLQDTDQGVQAARGEKRKEAKEPPEVGSCRLREVKILTRVGNRSAEEKTSAVTSSPEQQPSRNPSKQVIQLSPPQDEAEEKPEPSPTHVTSIRRASPRTVSFRIISKKQKEESQSPLTRSASLRIPGSNSTIGEKLEKYNSAVQRSEGVKSSMPAQKSRLLSSEGVASKRNFFERSAPGKAEPAAPRKDSLKIPGSVTSRINLWISRAQEPAKEENGKEIRRINSLAKRDVWIKQPGDTSGDTKLQ; this comes from the exons cctggccaggcagaGGACCctggaggatgaggaagagcaGCAAAGAGAGCGCCGCCGAAGGCACCGGAACCTGCTGTCATCCACCTCCACAGAGGAGgaacctgccagccctgccaaggacaccagcccagcctccagcag ACCTTCGTCCCTGGTGAAGCCGCAGTCCCCGGAGGACGGGGAGGAGCGAAAGCTCTCAGAGGTGCTGAAGACACAGGAGGGGAGAAGGACGAGGTGCCTCCCACCCGTGTCCGAAAAGCTGCgacaggagaaggagcagaaggaggCGGGGGCGGCAGAGAGCTGCCCGCAGACAGAGGCACAGCCCCGCGGGAGGCAGCAGAGCGGCCGCGCTGCAGAGGAGGCGCCCGGGGGCAGGGGGGACCCGGCCCGGGACAGGAACCCGGAGCCAGCCCCCGAGAGGAAGGTGATGCTGAGGGCACGGCTCCAGGACACAGACCAGGGAGTGCAGGCTGCTCGGggggagaagaggaaggaggcAAAGGAGCCACCAGAGGTGGGGAGCTGCCGGCTCCGGGAGGTGAAGATCCTCACCAGGGTGGGGAACCGCAGCGCAGAAGAGAAAACCTCAGCGGTGACCTcatctccagagcagcag CCATCCAGGAACCCCTCAAAGCAGGTAAtccagctgtcccctccccaaGATGAAGCTGAAGAAAAGCCAGAGCCTTCTCCAACCCACGTCACCTCCATCCGAAGGGCCAGCCCCAGAACCGTCTCCTTCAGG ATCATCTccaagaagcagaaagaagagaGCCAAAGCCCTCTCACAAGGAG TGCGAGTCTAAGGATCCCAGGCAGCAACAGCACCATTGGGGAGAAGCTGGAAAAGTACAACTCGGCTGTGCAG CGCTCGGAGGGGGTGAAATCCTCCATGCCGGCCCAGAAGAGCCGCCTGCTCTCCTCGGAGGGGGTGGCGAGCAAGCGCAACTTCTTCGAGCGCAGCGCTCCGGGCAAGGCCGAGCCGGCGGCTCCCAGGAAG GACAGCCTCAAGATCCCAGGGTCGGTGACATCCCGCATTAATCTGTGGATCAGCCGAGCTCAGGAGCCTGCCAAGGAGGAGAACGGCAAG GAAATCCGGAGAATCAACAGCCTGGCAAAGCGAGATGTCTGGATAAAGCAGCCTGGAGACACCTCTGGAGACACCAAG TTGCAGTAA
- the LAD1 gene encoding ladinin-1 isoform X1: protein MSFSRRNWSDLSSLARQRTLEDEEEQQRERRRRHRNLLSSTSTEEEPASPAKDTSPASSRPSSLVKPQSPEDGEERKLSEVLKTQEGRRTRCLPPVSEKLRQEKEQKEAGAAESCPQTEAQPRGRQQSGRAAEEAPGGRGDPARDRNPEPAPERKVMLRARLQDTDQGVQAARGEKRKEAKEPPEVGSCRLREVKILTRVGNRSAEEKTSAVTSSPEQQQPSRNPSKQVIQLSPPQDEAEEKPEPSPTHVTSIRRASPRTVSFRIISKKQKEESQSPLTRSASLRIPGSNSTIGEKLEKYNSAVQRSEGVKSSMPAQKSRLLSSEGVASKRNFFERSAPGKAEPAAPRKDSLKIPGSVTSRINLWISRAQEPAKEENGKEIRRINSLAKRDVWIKQPGDTSGDTKLQ, encoded by the exons cctggccaggcagaGGACCctggaggatgaggaagagcaGCAAAGAGAGCGCCGCCGAAGGCACCGGAACCTGCTGTCATCCACCTCCACAGAGGAGgaacctgccagccctgccaaggacaccagcccagcctccagcag ACCTTCGTCCCTGGTGAAGCCGCAGTCCCCGGAGGACGGGGAGGAGCGAAAGCTCTCAGAGGTGCTGAAGACACAGGAGGGGAGAAGGACGAGGTGCCTCCCACCCGTGTCCGAAAAGCTGCgacaggagaaggagcagaaggaggCGGGGGCGGCAGAGAGCTGCCCGCAGACAGAGGCACAGCCCCGCGGGAGGCAGCAGAGCGGCCGCGCTGCAGAGGAGGCGCCCGGGGGCAGGGGGGACCCGGCCCGGGACAGGAACCCGGAGCCAGCCCCCGAGAGGAAGGTGATGCTGAGGGCACGGCTCCAGGACACAGACCAGGGAGTGCAGGCTGCTCGGggggagaagaggaaggaggcAAAGGAGCCACCAGAGGTGGGGAGCTGCCGGCTCCGGGAGGTGAAGATCCTCACCAGGGTGGGGAACCGCAGCGCAGAAGAGAAAACCTCAGCGGTGACCTcatctccagagcagcag CAGCCATCCAGGAACCCCTCAAAGCAGGTAAtccagctgtcccctccccaaGATGAAGCTGAAGAAAAGCCAGAGCCTTCTCCAACCCACGTCACCTCCATCCGAAGGGCCAGCCCCAGAACCGTCTCCTTCAGG ATCATCTccaagaagcagaaagaagagaGCCAAAGCCCTCTCACAAGGAG TGCGAGTCTAAGGATCCCAGGCAGCAACAGCACCATTGGGGAGAAGCTGGAAAAGTACAACTCGGCTGTGCAG CGCTCGGAGGGGGTGAAATCCTCCATGCCGGCCCAGAAGAGCCGCCTGCTCTCCTCGGAGGGGGTGGCGAGCAAGCGCAACTTCTTCGAGCGCAGCGCTCCGGGCAAGGCCGAGCCGGCGGCTCCCAGGAAG GACAGCCTCAAGATCCCAGGGTCGGTGACATCCCGCATTAATCTGTGGATCAGCCGAGCTCAGGAGCCTGCCAAGGAGGAGAACGGCAAG GAAATCCGGAGAATCAACAGCCTGGCAAAGCGAGATGTCTGGATAAAGCAGCCTGGAGACACCTCTGGAGACACCAAG TTGCAGTAA